AGTCCGCTCTTTTACCATCATGCCTATTGAATTATCCGAAACGTCCGGTAATGTAATCCTCTGTTCTTTTGTCCCGAGGATTTTGGAAGATCGTCGGGGTACTGTCAAACTCGACTAGCTCACCATTCAAGAAAAACGCAGTCTTATCGGAAATACGTGCTGCCTGCTGCATGTTGTGCGTCACGATTACAATCGTATAACGGTTCTTCAGCTCTTCCAACAGCTCTTCGATTTTGGCTGTCGAAATCGGGTCCAAGGCAGAGGTTGGCTCATCCATCAAAATGATCTGTGGCTGAACAGCGAGAGCCCGTGCGATACAGAGGCGTTGCTGCTGTCCACCGGAAAGCCCTGTTGCTGGCTTTTTCAGTACATCCTTCACTTCATCCCAAAGAGCCGCTGCCTTGAGGCTTGTCTCTACCAACTCGTCCAGCTTGTTACGATCGTTCATGCCGTGGAGTCTCGGCCCGTACGTGATGTTGTCATAGATGCTCTTCGGAAATGGATTCGGATGCTGAAACACCATGCCGATATTTTTGCGAAGTCGCTCAACTTCTACGCGATTACTATAAATATCCTCGTCGAACACTTTTACCGTTCCCGTAATTTTGGTGTTCGGTACAGAATCGTTCATTCGATTCAACGTCCGTAAAAAAGTAGACTTACCGCAGCCGGACGGACCAATTAAGGCTGTAATGGAATCAGGCTCTACATCCAGATTTATATGATAGAGGGCTTGCTTATTACCGTAGAAGAGATTCAACTCTCTCACCGAAATAACGCTCATACGGTCTTCGCTCCTTCGTGGTTGTTCGTCCTTTTACTTTCCCCACTATAGCGCACCAATGTTAGGGTTCCGTGTGATGTTTATTAAGTTTCGATAAAGTTTTTGTTTTAGGACTTTTTACATAGGTCATTTTACATTAAGTTATGGTAAATCTTGCTGGTAAAGCATATACGCTCCCCTAGGTACCCCCTACAATGAAACTGAACGTTTTGACGAATAAGGGGAGAACAATGAATGCCAGACATAAGAAAACAATGGGGTCACTCGTCGTTTCATTATCGTTCAATTTTCACCAGGCTGTTTGCAGGCATTATGGGGATGGTTGTCTGCATGATGGCAATCGCCGCTTTCTTCATCAGCTATCAATCTGAAGCCACGCTTAATGAAAAAACAAAGCAGCAATTACACGAAGCATCAGGTGCAGCTCTACAGAAAGTCCATAGCAGGGTCTATGACATCGTGACCGCCTTGCAATCATTTGCTTCCACTTATAAAAACAGTAAGGTCACCAACAATCAGATCTTTGGCATTTTTACGGATTTGTCTACCAGCAATCCTACGATTTCCGAATTACAGATCGTCACCACAGACGGAAAGTATTTGACCTTTCCGGGATCACCCCTCGACAGTTCCTACGATCCGCGAAAAATGGACTGGTATGAGGGAGCATTGAATCAACCGCAGCAGGGGATTTTTGTCTCAGATGTCTTCCAGTTTTCCGAGACGGAGTTTCCCAAGATCGCCGTCTCACTCCCTTTGCGCAATGAAGACGAGGAGCCTGTAGGTGTCGTCGTGGCATTTGTCTCTGTTCCGAAGCTGAGCGAATCCATCGGGCAGATTAAACTGGGGGAAACCGGATATGCCATGATCGTTGATCAACAAGGCAAGCTGGTCGCTCATCCCGATCAATCCTACGCGTTGCAGCGCCCCCTCCTCACTGACCTTGCCATCGTACAAAACGTCATGGCCGGTC
The window above is part of the Brevibacillus antibioticus genome. Proteins encoded here:
- the pstB gene encoding phosphate ABC transporter ATP-binding protein PstB, producing MSVISVRELNLFYGNKQALYHINLDVEPDSITALIGPSGCGKSTFLRTLNRMNDSVPNTKITGTVKVFDEDIYSNRVEVERLRKNIGMVFQHPNPFPKSIYDNITYGPRLHGMNDRNKLDELVETSLKAAALWDEVKDVLKKPATGLSGGQQQRLCIARALAVQPQIILMDEPTSALDPISTAKIEELLEELKNRYTIVIVTHNMQQAARISDKTAFFLNGELVEFDSTPTIFQNPRDKRTEDYITGRFG